The Chitinophaga flava genome has a segment encoding these proteins:
- a CDS encoding efflux RND transporter permease subunit, protein MFNIFMKRPVFAIVISLVIIFMGVLAINTLPTSQFPSIAPPRVIVSVAYPGASADVLVKSVLIPLEKSVNGVPGMKYMTSDATSAGEANIQVVFDLGTDPNQAVVNVKNRIEQVTNRLPELVQREGIVVNILQPNMLMYVNVYSKDPKADENFLYNFSNVNILRELSRVKGIGNAQILGSRQYAMRIWLKPDRMRAYNVSTDEVMAALGSQSVIGSPGRLGRSDGKRSEALEYVLTYQGRYNQPEQYKDVIIRANPNGELLRLKDIADVELGSEFYDIYSNLNNHPSAAIVLKQTYGSNASDVIKEVKAKLEELKGSFPPGMDYEISYDVSSFLDASIEKVIHTLAEAFVLVAIVVFLFLGDWRSTLIPTLAVPVSLVGAFFFMQLFGLTINLITLFALVLAIGIVVDNAIVVIEAVHAKMEEEHLSPYAATKKVLHEISGAIVAITFVMAAVFIPVAFMSGPVGIFYRQFSITMATSIVLSGIVALTLTPVLCAILLKNNHGKPKKKTPIDKFLDAFNRGFEKLTGRYTRLMEKIVNRRVVTFGILLAFGFGIFGVGKTLPSGFIPSEDQGMIYAIIQTPPGSTLERTNEMAKKVQEIAEHVEGIQSVSALAGYEVLTEGRGSNAGTCLINLKGWSERKHSVNQVIAELEEKCRDIPGATIEFFGPPAVPGYGAAGGFSLRLLDKTNGDDYKEMEKVNDEFMAALRKRKELTGLFTFYSANYPQYELQIDNQAAMQKGVSIGKAMDNLSILIGSTYELGFIRFGNFFKVYVQAAPEYRRLPDDLMNLYVKNNRDEMVPYSAFMSIKKTHGLNEITRYNMYNSSAIRGEPAAGYSSGEAIKIIQEVAAKTLPHGYGIDWEGLSKDEAGRGNEAIYIFLVVLFFVYLILAAQYESFVLPLAVVLSLPAGVFGSFLLIKVMGLSNDIYAQVGLIMLVGLLGKNAVLIVEFAAQRHRAGVSVYQAAIEGARTRFRPILMTSLAFIAGLIPLVFATGPGAIGNRTIGAASLGGMLIGTMFGVVLIPGLYYIFGSIAAKRKLIKDEDEKPLTERKIIILEEDTINARN, encoded by the coding sequence ATGTTCAATATATTCATGAAAAGGCCGGTCTTTGCGATAGTGATATCCCTTGTCATTATCTTCATGGGCGTACTGGCAATTAATACACTACCTACCTCACAGTTCCCTTCCATTGCACCGCCAAGGGTTATCGTGAGTGTAGCCTATCCGGGGGCCAGCGCAGATGTGCTGGTCAAATCGGTGCTCATTCCACTGGAGAAGTCGGTTAACGGCGTACCCGGGATGAAATACATGACTTCAGACGCTACCAGCGCCGGTGAAGCAAACATACAGGTGGTTTTTGATCTGGGTACAGATCCCAACCAGGCTGTGGTAAACGTAAAAAACCGTATTGAGCAGGTAACAAACCGCCTGCCCGAACTGGTGCAGCGCGAAGGGATTGTGGTGAATATCCTGCAGCCCAACATGCTGATGTATGTTAACGTATACAGTAAAGATCCCAAAGCGGATGAAAATTTCCTGTATAACTTTTCCAACGTTAACATCTTACGCGAGCTGAGCAGGGTAAAAGGTATCGGTAATGCCCAGATCCTGGGTAGCCGGCAGTATGCGATGCGTATCTGGCTGAAACCCGACAGGATGCGTGCTTACAACGTATCAACGGATGAGGTGATGGCCGCACTGGGAAGCCAGAGTGTGATCGGTTCCCCCGGACGTCTTGGCCGAAGTGATGGTAAACGTTCGGAAGCGCTGGAATATGTACTCACCTACCAAGGCCGGTATAATCAGCCGGAACAATATAAGGATGTGATCATCCGGGCTAATCCAAACGGAGAGCTGCTGCGACTGAAAGACATTGCAGACGTGGAGCTGGGTAGTGAGTTCTATGATATTTATTCCAACCTCAACAATCATCCTTCTGCGGCGATTGTGCTGAAGCAGACCTATGGCAGTAACGCCAGCGATGTGATTAAGGAAGTAAAAGCGAAACTGGAAGAACTGAAAGGCTCTTTCCCGCCGGGGATGGACTATGAAATCAGTTATGATGTGTCCAGCTTCCTTGATGCTTCTATAGAAAAGGTAATCCATACACTGGCCGAGGCTTTTGTGCTGGTTGCCATTGTGGTGTTCCTGTTCCTGGGTGACTGGCGTTCTACGTTGATTCCTACACTGGCTGTTCCGGTATCACTGGTTGGGGCCTTCTTTTTTATGCAGCTTTTCGGGCTTACGATCAACCTCATCACCTTGTTTGCACTGGTACTGGCAATCGGTATTGTGGTAGATAATGCGATTGTGGTGATTGAGGCGGTGCACGCCAAAATGGAGGAGGAACATCTTTCTCCTTATGCGGCTACCAAAAAAGTATTGCATGAGATCAGCGGTGCTATCGTGGCCATCACTTTTGTAATGGCGGCGGTATTTATTCCGGTGGCGTTTATGTCTGGACCCGTCGGTATTTTCTACCGTCAGTTCTCCATTACTATGGCTACTTCCATCGTGCTCTCCGGTATCGTGGCGTTGACGCTTACACCGGTACTTTGCGCTATCCTGCTGAAGAATAACCACGGAAAGCCTAAGAAAAAAACGCCGATCGACAAATTCCTGGATGCTTTCAACAGAGGATTCGAAAAACTAACGGGCAGGTATACACGACTCATGGAAAAAATCGTGAACCGCCGGGTGGTCACTTTCGGTATCCTGCTGGCTTTTGGATTCGGCATATTTGGTGTCGGCAAAACGCTTCCTTCAGGCTTTATCCCCAGTGAAGACCAGGGTATGATCTACGCCATTATCCAGACCCCGCCCGGTTCTACGCTGGAAAGAACAAACGAGATGGCCAAGAAGGTACAGGAGATTGCTGAACATGTGGAAGGTATTCAGTCTGTTTCTGCACTGGCAGGGTATGAGGTGCTGACCGAGGGTCGCGGCTCCAATGCCGGTACCTGTCTGATCAACCTCAAAGGCTGGTCTGAACGTAAACATTCCGTTAACCAGGTCATCGCTGAGCTGGAAGAAAAATGCCGGGACATTCCCGGAGCCACTATCGAATTCTTCGGTCCACCGGCAGTACCCGGTTATGGTGCAGCAGGCGGTTTCTCGCTGCGTCTGCTCGACAAGACTAACGGAGACGACTATAAGGAGATGGAAAAGGTAAACGATGAGTTTATGGCGGCATTGAGAAAAAGGAAAGAGCTGACAGGCTTATTCACTTTTTACAGTGCCAACTATCCGCAATATGAGCTGCAGATCGACAACCAGGCCGCCATGCAGAAAGGTGTTTCTATCGGCAAAGCGATGGACAACCTTTCCATCCTGATCGGTAGTACCTATGAACTGGGCTTTATCCGGTTTGGTAACTTCTTTAAGGTATATGTGCAGGCTGCGCCCGAATACAGAAGGCTGCCCGACGATCTGATGAACCTGTACGTAAAAAACAACCGTGATGAGATGGTACCTTATTCTGCTTTCATGAGTATCAAAAAAACACATGGGCTGAATGAGATCACCAGGTATAATATGTACAACTCGTCTGCTATCCGTGGGGAGCCTGCTGCAGGATACAGCAGTGGTGAAGCAATTAAAATCATCCAGGAAGTGGCCGCTAAAACGTTGCCCCACGGCTATGGTATTGACTGGGAAGGCCTTTCCAAAGATGAAGCCGGCAGGGGAAATGAAGCGATCTACATCTTCCTGGTGGTGCTGTTCTTTGTATACCTGATCCTGGCGGCACAATATGAAAGTTTCGTATTGCCGTTGGCGGTAGTGCTCTCGCTGCCTGCAGGCGTTTTCGGTTCCTTTTTGCTGATTAAGGTAATGGGCTTGTCTAATGATATCTATGCACAGGTGGGCCTGATCATGCTGGTAGGTTTGCTGGGTAAGAACGCCGTACTGATCGTGGAATTTGCAGCACAGCGTCATCGTGCAGGCGTGTCCGTATACCAGGCGGCCATAGAAGGCGCCCGCACCCGTTTCCGTCCGATATTGATGACTTCCCTTGCATTTATTGCGGGCCTGATTCCGCTGGTGTTTGCTACCGGTCCGGGTGCCATTGGTAACCGTACCATCGGTGCGGCATCACTGGGCGGAATGCTGATCGGAACGATGTTCGGGGTGGTCCTCATTCCGGGCTTGTACTACATATTTGGCAGCATCGCCGCGAAACGCAAACTCATTAAAGACGAAGATGAGAAACCGTTAACCGAACGTAAGATCATCATTCTGGAAGAAGATACCATTAACGCGAGAAACTGA
- a CDS encoding TolC family protein, with translation MPRRKYKYIGIACLSLTYAACKVPALVGKTADKTVPASYNNSQDTVNTAQVKWNQYFTDPYLVALIDTALKNNQELNIALQEIEISRNEVRARKGEYLPFVGIKGAAGLDKSARYTNIGAMEANTEIKPGKEMPDPLPDYLLGVYANWEVDIWHKLHNASKAAVARYLSTVEGRNFVITNLVAEIANSYYELLALDNQLDIVKKNMEIQHNALEIVKLQKEATRVTELAVRKFEAEVLNTQNLQYGILQKITETENRINYLLARYPQPVLRNGQRFDELVPASIHAGIPSQLLANRPDIKQAELALTAAQLDVKVARARFYPSLGISASVGYQAFNPGYLLRTPESLLYSLAGELVAPLVNRNAIKATYYSANATQIQAVYNYERTILNAYVEVANQLAKINNLEKSYDLKSQQVVKLTQSIDISNDLFKSARADYMEVLMTQRDALESKFELIETKKQQLNAMVNIYQALGGGWN, from the coding sequence ATGCCAAGAAGAAAATATAAATATATAGGAATAGCCTGTCTTTCTCTGACCTATGCGGCCTGTAAAGTGCCGGCGCTGGTTGGGAAAACAGCTGACAAGACCGTTCCTGCGAGTTACAACAATTCACAGGATACCGTCAATACTGCCCAGGTGAAGTGGAACCAGTATTTTACCGATCCTTACCTGGTGGCCCTGATCGATACTGCGCTGAAGAATAATCAGGAACTGAATATTGCCTTACAGGAAATAGAAATATCCAGAAATGAGGTAAGGGCCAGAAAGGGTGAATATTTACCCTTCGTGGGCATAAAAGGCGCTGCTGGTTTAGACAAATCAGCCCGGTACACCAATATCGGTGCTATGGAAGCTAATACAGAGATCAAGCCGGGAAAAGAAATGCCAGACCCATTACCGGACTATCTGTTAGGGGTATACGCTAACTGGGAAGTGGATATCTGGCATAAGTTGCATAATGCCAGCAAAGCGGCCGTGGCCCGCTATCTGTCTACAGTAGAAGGCCGGAATTTCGTGATCACCAACCTGGTGGCTGAAATCGCGAACTCCTACTACGAACTGCTGGCATTGGATAACCAGCTCGACATTGTAAAAAAGAACATGGAGATCCAGCACAATGCCCTCGAGATCGTAAAACTGCAGAAAGAAGCCACCCGGGTAACGGAACTGGCTGTACGTAAATTTGAAGCGGAGGTGCTGAATACCCAAAACCTGCAGTATGGCATTCTGCAGAAGATCACGGAAACAGAGAACAGGATCAACTACCTGCTGGCCCGGTATCCGCAGCCCGTCCTCAGAAACGGCCAACGTTTTGATGAGCTGGTTCCGGCTTCCATTCATGCCGGTATTCCTTCACAGTTACTGGCCAACCGCCCCGATATCAAACAGGCGGAGCTGGCGCTAACTGCTGCCCAGCTGGATGTGAAAGTGGCAAGAGCCCGTTTTTACCCTTCTCTGGGTATTTCCGCTTCCGTCGGCTATCAGGCATTTAATCCGGGCTATCTGTTAAGAACGCCGGAGTCCCTGCTGTATTCATTAGCAGGAGAACTGGTGGCGCCGCTGGTCAACAGGAACGCGATCAAAGCGACCTATTACAGTGCCAACGCTACGCAGATACAAGCCGTTTATAATTATGAACGTACGATTCTGAACGCATACGTGGAAGTGGCCAACCAGCTGGCTAAAATCAATAATCTTGAAAAAAGCTACGATCTGAAATCCCAACAAGTAGTGAAGCTGACCCAGTCTATTGACATTTCCAACGACCTGTTCAAATCGGCCCGTGCTGATTACATGGAAGTGTTGATGACACAGCGTGATGCACTGGAATCGAAGTTTGAACTGATCGAAACAAAAAAACAACAGTTAAATGCGATGGTGAATATTTACCAGGCATTAGGTGGAGGATGGAATTAG
- a CDS encoding efflux RND transporter periplasmic adaptor subunit: protein MKRITMLMGLYALLCHTSCKSSKGEEKEADTKFLVTSPVKMDTSVTREYVCQIRSIRNIELRAQEKGYLQGIAVDEGQAVKTGQLLFRIMPKLYEAELAKAEAENKAAEIEVQNTQTLADKNVVSKNELALANAKLQKARAELSLAKVHLAFTEIRAPFDGIIDRLHLKLGSLVGDGDLLTTLSDNSRMWVYFNVSEPEYLDYQASLKSKGAVKVNLLMANKQVFKYPGEVETIEGEFNNETGNIAFRATFPNPDKLLRHGETGSILMNMPLKDALIIPQKATMEIMDKKYVFVVNKDNVVKLKLITISAEMPDLYVVKEGVSENDKILLEGLRKVKDNDKISFDYEEPAKVISHLKLPTE from the coding sequence ATGAAAAGAATCACCATGCTCATGGGCTTGTATGCCTTGCTATGCCATACAAGTTGTAAATCATCAAAAGGAGAAGAAAAGGAAGCTGATACCAAGTTCCTTGTTACTAGTCCTGTAAAAATGGATACTTCCGTTACGAGGGAGTATGTATGTCAGATCCGTTCTATCCGAAACATTGAACTGAGGGCCCAGGAAAAGGGCTATCTGCAGGGTATCGCCGTAGATGAAGGCCAGGCCGTGAAAACAGGACAGCTGTTGTTCAGGATCATGCCCAAGCTCTATGAGGCTGAGTTAGCCAAGGCAGAGGCTGAAAACAAAGCGGCAGAAATTGAAGTACAGAACACACAAACGCTGGCCGACAAAAATGTAGTGTCCAAAAATGAACTGGCACTGGCGAATGCCAAGCTGCAAAAAGCCCGGGCAGAACTCTCGCTGGCCAAAGTGCACCTGGCCTTTACTGAAATAAGAGCCCCCTTCGATGGTATCATCGACCGCCTCCATTTAAAACTGGGAAGTCTGGTAGGAGATGGTGATCTGCTGACCACTTTATCTGACAACAGCCGCATGTGGGTATACTTTAATGTTTCTGAACCTGAATACCTCGACTACCAGGCCAGCCTGAAATCAAAAGGAGCTGTAAAAGTAAACCTGCTGATGGCTAATAAACAGGTGTTCAAATACCCTGGTGAAGTAGAGACCATTGAAGGCGAGTTTAATAATGAAACCGGCAACATCGCGTTCAGGGCTACTTTCCCTAATCCCGATAAACTGCTGAGACATGGAGAAACCGGTAGCATACTCATGAATATGCCGCTGAAAGATGCGCTGATCATTCCTCAGAAAGCGACCATGGAAATCATGGACAAGAAATATGTTTTTGTAGTGAATAAAGATAATGTGGTGAAGTTAAAACTCATCACTATCAGTGCTGAAATGCCCGATTTGTATGTAGTGAAAGAAGGTGTTTCTGAAAATGATAAAATATTGCTGGAGGGTTTACGGAAGGTGAAAGATAATGATAAGATCTCCTTTGACTATGAAGAGCCAGCGAAGGTGATCTCCCATTTAAAATTACCAACGGAATAA
- a CDS encoding YciI family protein has protein sequence MKEFTLIFRLNDIADFKPSPEQMQERMAWLAGIAAQHKLADKGNTLLPTPGSAKAVKAVNMVIDGPYTEVKEFIVGYVVVKAEDIDEAVAMAKENPIFKIGGSVEVREILKRD, from the coding sequence ATGAAAGAATTCACATTAATATTTAGATTAAACGATATCGCCGATTTTAAACCATCTCCTGAACAGATGCAGGAACGTATGGCTTGGCTGGCCGGTATCGCCGCTCAGCATAAATTAGCAGACAAGGGAAACACGCTGCTACCAACTCCTGGAAGCGCAAAAGCGGTGAAGGCTGTTAATATGGTCATTGACGGGCCTTATACAGAAGTCAAAGAGTTTATTGTTGGCTATGTGGTTGTTAAAGCAGAAGATATAGATGAAGCGGTGGCCATGGCGAAAGAGAACCCGATCTTCAAAATTGGCGGATCTGTTGAAGTGCGGGAAATACTAAAAAGGGATTAG
- a CDS encoding class I SAM-dependent methyltransferase, which yields MQNIWDERYANQEFVYGKEPNIFFKLQLDRLPIGSILMPADGEGRNGVYAAVNGWTVTSCDLSQEGRKKALQLAAERGVTLEYLVGNFEELSFPESAFDAAGLIFAHVQPDQKSLLFQMVDRSLKPGGYVIFEAYSKQHVKHQQLNPTAGGPKNEEHLYSAKELLQSFGHYDIQLLEETEVQQKEGIYHTGTGAVVRLVGRKPLL from the coding sequence ATGCAAAACATATGGGATGAACGCTACGCGAACCAGGAATTCGTCTACGGCAAGGAGCCTAACATTTTTTTCAAATTACAGCTTGATCGTCTCCCGATAGGATCAATATTGATGCCCGCTGATGGGGAAGGCCGCAATGGCGTGTATGCTGCGGTAAACGGCTGGACCGTTACTTCCTGCGACCTGAGCCAGGAAGGCCGCAAAAAAGCCCTGCAGCTGGCAGCCGAGAGAGGCGTTACGCTGGAATACCTGGTGGGTAACTTCGAGGAGCTCAGTTTTCCGGAATCGGCGTTCGATGCCGCAGGGCTCATCTTTGCGCATGTTCAGCCGGATCAGAAATCTCTTTTATTCCAGATGGTAGACCGCAGCCTGAAGCCAGGAGGATACGTGATCTTCGAGGCATACAGTAAACAGCATGTAAAACACCAGCAACTCAATCCTACTGCAGGCGGGCCAAAGAACGAGGAACATCTGTACTCCGCCAAAGAACTGCTGCAAAGTTTCGGACATTACGATATACAACTGCTGGAAGAAACAGAAGTACAGCAGAAGGAAGGCATTTATCATACCGGGACCGGTGCTGTGGTGCGGTTGGTGGGCAGGAAGCCACTTCTGTAA
- a CDS encoding helix-turn-helix domain-containing protein codes for MQKIPVRYINQALQEPGFSGGFSMRALEDFMEKKDMLQELHRHNFYYVLVLKKATGEHSIDFTPYPVKDDTVFFMRPGQIHQLFLKKSSRGYLIHFTEDFYAPAEAAARQVLRRISTRNCFPMEQAQFRRLYQVLEIIHREYTEKQDRYKQAIKSALDIVFLEMLRQEGQQESPDEHQEYMQKRLDELLELIEKHLPEHKQVAFYAAALHLSSYQLNAVTKTLLGKSCSELINDMIILEARRLLLATTNQVNQVAAMLGYEDISYFIRFFRKHTGFSPKSYRNNFR; via the coding sequence ATGCAAAAGATCCCGGTCCGATATATCAACCAGGCACTTCAGGAACCCGGCTTCTCCGGTGGATTCAGTATGCGGGCCCTTGAAGACTTCATGGAAAAAAAGGATATGCTGCAGGAACTGCACCGGCATAACTTCTACTACGTATTGGTACTGAAAAAAGCCACTGGCGAACACAGTATCGATTTCACGCCCTACCCTGTCAAAGATGATACTGTATTTTTTATGCGGCCCGGGCAGATACATCAACTATTCCTGAAAAAGAGCAGCCGGGGTTACCTCATACATTTTACGGAAGATTTCTACGCACCAGCTGAAGCAGCTGCCAGACAAGTATTACGACGTATCAGCACCAGGAACTGTTTTCCCATGGAGCAGGCACAATTCAGAAGACTATACCAGGTACTTGAAATAATACACCGCGAATACACCGAAAAGCAGGACCGATATAAACAAGCGATAAAATCCGCGCTGGATATCGTCTTTCTGGAAATGCTGCGACAGGAGGGGCAACAGGAATCGCCCGATGAACATCAGGAATATATGCAGAAACGGTTGGATGAATTGCTGGAACTGATAGAAAAACATCTACCGGAGCATAAACAGGTTGCATTCTATGCTGCAGCACTACATCTCAGCAGCTACCAGCTGAATGCTGTCACCAAAACACTGCTGGGTAAAAGCTGCTCTGAACTCATCAATGACATGATTATTCTCGAAGCCCGCAGACTACTCCTCGCCACTACCAACCAGGTAAACCAGGTCGCCGCGATGCTCGGCTACGAGGACATCTCCTACTTCATTCGCTTTTTCAGAAAACATACCGGCTTCTCCCCTAAATCCTATCGCAACAACTTCAGATAA